ccaccaatgCCATTAATGTCACCGCAGTTTTCCCCTCCAtcgccctcatcatcatcatcataaacaccatcatcatcatcatcgaaatcatcatcatcataatcttcgtcatcatcattgaaatcatcataatcatcgtcatcaaaaattatcatcatcatcatcattgtcgtcgtcgttgtcgtcatcgtaaTGCATCATTGctctcttcatcatcttcttaaaTGATCGCATGATTGTTAATGACACTGCTTGTCGACAATACCCCATTCTTCTTCTAATCCCATGTGGGAAtattgggatttaaaaaaaattttaatccgTACCGTACCAAATGTGCTGCAGTATACAATGCATAAGAATCCGAaaatcccttcttcttctttcactttacGGTTGGTCAGTTTTCTAGGGCAGAAGTGGGAGGGGTTTAATGGTGATTAGGCAGGTGTCAATCACGTTCTCCCAGCCAATGGAATAGCGAGTCATAACGTCTGTATCACGCTTGCCTGATTTTCAACCACTATCGTGTTGGAACCAGTCGTCAGCAATTCAGTTACGAGTGGTCAACTGTGGGAAACGGGTATATGGGGTACTTCTAACGGATCTACGGAAGCTGAACTGTTGTCAACAGaaaaggtatgtatgtgtgtgtgtgtgtgtgtgtgtgtgtgtgtgtgtgttggcaggaacgggggggggggggatgtatgcgTACATAATTATATCTGTCTATGCGTGAAAACATTTGTttgtccatcagtgtgtgtgtgtgtgtgcgcgcgcgcgcgcgcgcgcgtgtgtgtgtgtgtgtgtgtgtgtgtgtgtcttcatttttgaGTATGAGTGTGAATGTCGGCGTTAACCTTCAtagttggttgggtttgtttttttgttttgtttttttttgtttttttgggggggggggggggggggggggggttcttcttttttcttattttcttttcttttttttttttttttttttttttactcttcgcaGTATGATCATTCTTTGTCTGTTGACCGccattatttttgtctgttcataTTCATACACTATCCCTTCCCTCTTATGTCAAAAAAAGGTTAGTATTGTGAGTGGCAAAACAACGTCCGATCTTGTCGACATGCGTGGTCTTTGATCCCTTCCACTCTTGTGCAAATCTTTCACCCGTCGcacatgataacacacacacaaaaaacaaaatatatatatatatatatataaacaattacaacaacaacgacaacaaaactatAGCATAAGAAGACGAACAGGGGTGAACAGAAATAAACTGGttgaaaggcaaaaaaaaaaaaaaaatttattaaaaaaatatattaaaaaaacctAGCAGTTAGTTGAATGATAAAACTTAAGTGAAGCTATTGTCAGTGTCTATGTACTTTcctagaagcagattctacggtgtaatgcttcactgCTTTTGTTGGAATCAAAAACATGTATTTCGCCATATTGTTTACCCAGTTGTTAATGTGATttcatgtttcttgacaaatataaccttctctgcaagggggggtgggggggggtgggggggggggaacttccgACTGGTTTCTTGTGAACTGTACATAATTACACAGACCTCAGGTTTTCTTCAGGTCTAATAATAATTGTGAGTATAATCATGATGCGATCTGCGTCAGTGttatcatgcatatatatatatatatatatatatatatatatatatatatatatattatttgtgcgtgtgtgtgtgtgtgtgtatgtgtgtgtactttgtgtgtgtgtgtatgtgtgtgtactttgtgtgtgtgtgtgtactctgtgtgtgtgtgtgtgtgtgtgcgtgtgtgtgtgtgtgtgtgtgtgtgtactctgtgtgtgtgtgtgtgtgtgtgtactttgtgtgtgtgtgtgtgtgtgtgtgtgtgtgtgtgtgtctgtgtactatgtatgtgtgtgtgtgtgtttgtgtttctacaGATCACCATGACGAAAGatcagaaggaagaaggaaagaatgacagaaggaaTTAATGGATGAAAGAAACAATTGTTTCATGGTTGATAGTGAATAACGTTTGCCATGAATGAGTCTGGAGGGGTCCATTTTCAGTGTCataatcatcccccccccccaaaatcagttaaaaagaaaaacttGGCTTGTTAACCTTTCTTCCtgcaagatttcttcttcttcttcttcgtcttcttcttcttcctcttcttcttcgttcacgagtgggctacaactcccacgttcactcgtatgtacacgagtgggcttttacgtgtatgaccgtttttaccccgccatgtaggcagccatactccgttttctgggggtcCGCAGGATATTCATGGCCTACTTTTGAATTATCTTTGGTGGGTCTACTTGCTTATCAATCGATATGTTTTTAATTATatcgttcatttttttcctacTGTTGGACATTTGAAACTATTCTTTTGGAAATGTGTAGTCTTATTTCGAAAAGAAaaggcctgtttgtgtgtgtcatgtgtgtgtgcgtacgtgcgtgcgtgcgtgtatgtgtgtgtgtgtgtgtgtgtgtgtgtgtgtgtgtgtgtgtgctttcgtggaACGGAATTGATTTCATTGAAACTGGTTTCCTCAGTATTGATGTTAGTACTGCATCTTCTGCTTTCAGCACCTGTATTTCTGTTGTATTtgttgcccaccaccaccaccccaccctaccacgcaccccccaccagcccccccacaccaccctaccccgcaccccccaccagccccctcaccccaccctaccccgcaTCCCCCACcagctccccccccacacacacacacaccaccctaccccgcaccccccaccagcccccccaatcctccctctcACCTTACTCCTGCCTTTTTATTTTGTCGTGAAATTCACTCCCATATTCTTTACCTGTTTCAAGACAGGTCAAGTAAGGCAAGTTCTTTCTCGCAACCACTGGGGTCATTGGAACAAACCAAACATGTATTTTTGTTCAACACGTCATACAAACAAAAGgagtgatgtaaaaaaacaaaaacaaaaaaacacaccaaaaaacaaaaaaacaaacaagcaaacaagaataTACACATAAACAAGTCTCTTTTCACTCCAACGATCATAACATTATCCCGAAAAGCAATACGTACAGTGTACCTAGATAGAAATATGATTTAGGTTTCAACAAAACTCGTTTGCTTTTGATTTCTTCAGAAAATAGAAAGTAGTATTTAAACAGTACTTGAGCGAGTTCTGTAGTAGGCCTGCTTAGGTGAATAgtgtttttatttcatgatgccGGAAACAGAAGCACACGAACAAAATTGATAAAGAATTTCAACACGAACGATCAGTTTGGAAAATTCATTATTGATTTCTTTCGTGTCTAGCTAAGTTGACGAAATAGTTTTGGCTTACAGAAAGTGTGTTATTCGTCGTTTAAATCtgatgctgttaaaaaaaaaagaaagaaaaaaaaagagagcaaaattgAAGTGCATTTCATCGCCTAGTCATTTACGGAACAGTCAtcacagtttgtttgttgttgttgttgttgttgtttccttttgctGATGAATTGACGATCGCTGATTTACAAGTAgcgctgctgctttttttttttttttttttttctttactgataGAGTAAAAACATAaaattggtgggggtggggagtggataggggcaaaccaagacaagacagaaaagaacatcaacaacacgaATTTCATTACCAATTTCATTAAATTTTGTGAAACATTCACAACAGATTCTCTCATTTCTGGGTAAGTCGACCAGTCCAATTACTGTTCGTTCACAGGCagtgctttattattatttttttttttttatctttactaCTGTAAGttactactgtaactctctattgtctggtttgcctgcttcacccattcagtcccttcagcgcatacaaaactctgctgcccgactcgtcctcagaaagaaaagatctgagcacatcactcctcttttgcagcatctccactggctcagcactctatgttggcctattgactgttggccgccgttctttctctgtctctggactttgcagttggaatgaacttccgcttttgcttcgtcaagtctccacactcagctctttcaagtctggccttaaaacccacctcttccaaaaatagcctcccttccctgcctcttctttgtcttcagtttccccagttttagagtcatgcatgcgtgtgaatgactggtgcgaaagcgctttgatttgtctctgcataagattcagcgctatataaattccattactattattattattttcttaattTTTCAGAACACTCTGACTAGACAGGGCGGCAACCACCGGAAATGGATGCAGGACGTCACGATTACGTCAGCTGTGCCAATTACGTGGATCCCCACCCCGTGAAGATGTCGTCACCGACGTGTGAGGAGCTGGGCATCCCCAGGAATCCCGGGGAGGGGACGGGGATCAGGTATCCCGGTGTCACCCGGCGTATCATTCATAACCCTTCTCTCCATCTGGACGGtttgaggtgtgtggggaggtggggggtcggggagggagatgggggtggatgttgtgttgtgttgtgttattgttctgtgtgtgtgtgtgtgtgtgtgtgtgtgttgtgttgttgttctctatgtgtctccgtctctctctttgtctgtctgtctctgtctctctgtgttgtgttgtgtggtgttattgttctctctctctctctctctctctctctctctctctctctctgtgtgtgtgtcctctgttgtgttgtgttattctctctctctctctctctctctctctctctctctctctctgtgtgtgtgtgtgtgtgtgtgtgtgtgtgtgtgtgtgtgtgttaagatacAAATGATACATTAATTTTATTTTGTCTTCACAACACACTCCTTGTCTCCTTACAACCGTAATTATTCATAGTGTCCTTACAACTACGTACACTTTGCGTTTACAACCATTGTATCGTTGCAACCATATTCACTGTGTCGTTACAATCACATTCAACGTGACCCTACACCCATATTCAATATAACTTTTTACCACTACATTCAATGTGTCGTTACAATCACATTCAACGTGACCCTACACCCATATTCAATATAACTTTTTACCACTACATTCAATGTGTCGTTACAACCACATTCAATGTGTCTTTACAACCACATTCACCGTCTTTACAACCACATTAATGTGTTGTTACAACCATTCATTGTGTCTTTACAACCACATTCACCGTCTTTACAACCCTATTAATGTGTCGTCACAATCACATTCAGTGTGTCGGTATAACCACATTCAATGTGTCGCTTTAAACACATTTATTACAGCCTTCCCACTCTATACATCGAATCATCACAACCACATTCATTATAACTTTTTATCATTATATTCATTGTGTCGTCAAAATCACACTGATTGTAACTTTACCACAGCATTCAATGTATGGTTACAGCCACATTCAGTGTGTCGTTACAACCACATTAATATGTCGTTACAATCATTCATTGTGTCTGTACAACCACATTCACCTTCTTTACAACCGCATTAATGTGTCGTTACAATAATTCAGTGCGTCTTTACAACCACATTCACCGTCTTTACAACCACATTAATGTGTTGTTACAACCATTCATTGTGTCTTTACAACCACATACACCGTCTTTACAACCACATTAATGTGTTGTTACAACCATTCATTGTGTCTTTACAACCACATTCACCGTCTTTACAACCACATTAATGTGTTGTTACAACCATTCATTGCGTCTTTACAACCACATTCACCGTCTTTACAACTACATTAATATGTCGTTAAAACCATTCATTGTGTCTTTACAACCTCATTCACCGTCTTTACAACCCTATTAATGTGTCGTCACAATCACATTCAGTGTGTCGGTATAACCACATTCAATGTGTCGTTTTACCACATTTATTACAGCCTTCCCACTACATACATTGAATCGTCACAACCACATTCATTGTAACTTTTTATCATTATATTCATTGTGTCGTCAAAATCACACTGATTGTAACTTTACCACAGCATTCAATGTATGGTTACAGCCACATTCAGTGTGTCGTTACAACCAAATTCACCTTCTTTACAACCACATTAATGTGTAATTACAATCATTTAGTGCGTCTTTACAACCATATTCACAGTCTTTACAACCTTATTAATGTGTTGTCACAATCACATTCAGTGTGTCATTACAAACACATTAATGTGTCGTTACAATCATTCAATGTGTCTTTACAACCACATTCACCTTCTTTACAACCACATTAATGTGCCGTTACAATCATTCAGTGCGTCTTTAGAACCACATTACAGCCACATTTAATGTATCGTTACACCCACATTCTGTGTATCGTTACTGCCACATTCAGTGTATCGTTACAGCCACATTATGTGTATTGTTACAGCCACATTCAGCGGATCGTTACAGTCACATTCAGTGTATCGTTACAGCCACATTCAATGTATCGTTACAGCCACATTCTATGCATCGTTACACCCACATTCTGTGTATCGTTACAGCCACATTCTATGCATCGTTACACCCACATTCTATGTATCGTTACACCCACATTCTATACATCGTTACACCCACATTCAGTGTCTCGTTACAGCCACCTTCTATGTATCGTTACACCCACATTCTATGCATCGTTACAGCCACATTCAGTGTCTCGTTACAGCCACATTCTATGTATCGTTACAGCCACATTCTATTATCTTTACAGCCACATTAAGTGTATCGTTAGTCACATTCAGTGTATCGTTACAGCCACATGTATCGTTACAGCCACATGTATCGTTACAGCCACATTCAGTGTATCGTTACAGCCACATTCAGTGTATCGTTACAGCCACATTCAGTGTATCGTTACTCACATTCCATGTATCGTTACAGCCACATTCAGCGTATCGTTACAGCCACATTCTATGTTTCGTTACAGCCACATTCAGTGTCTCGTTACAGCCACATTCTATGTATCGTTACAGCCACATTCTATGTATCGTTACAGCCACATTCAGTGTATCGTTACAGTCACATTCAGTGTATCGTTACAGCCACATGTATCGTTACAGCCACATTCTGTGTATAGTTACAGCCACATGTATCGTTACAGCCACATTCAGTGTATCGTTACAGCCACATGTATCGTTACAGCCACATTCAGTGTATCGTTACAGCCACATTTTATGCATCGTTACAGCCACATTTTATGCATCGTTACAGCCACATTCAGCGTATCGTTACagccacattcttcttcttcttcttcttcttcttcttctgcgtacgtgcgcttcaactcccacgttcactcgtatattcgcgagtgggctttttacgtgtatgaccgtttttaccccgccatgtgggcagccatactcccctttCGGGGGTGGCCACATTCATCGTATCGTTACAGCCACATTCTATTGATCGTTACAGCCACATTCTATGCATCGTTACAGCCACATTTAATGTATCGTTACAGCCACATTCAGTGTGTCTTGACACCCGCATTCGATGTGTCTTTACACTGGACCACAGTGACTGTGTCTTTACAACCACATACCTTATTTCGGCGCAACACACATTATACGAGTGTATCATTACAGCTACGTTCATTGTGTCTGTCCtatcacattaactcactcagtacggccagtcctctcttctcctctacacagtttcagtttcagtttcagtagctcaaggaggcgtcactgcgttcggacaaatccatatacgctacaccacatctgccaagcagatgcctgaccagcagcgtaacccaacgcgcttagtcaggcctctacacagacccctcggatgtccagtgggtgtctgaatgatgacccaacctttagcttccgtcgtcagaattgtggtattctttgtcaacattcacctcttcagtataagagccttccgcttgcaatattttgatgatggtaactggggtgaaacgctgttaacgtcggctctttctccgttcgtatggagagagttaaatccgtCGTTACAACAATCTTGTCTTCCTAGTctcgttacaacaacaacaacacatggcaACAGCATTTCCTGTCTTATGCAGAGCCGGCTGACTTGGGTAACCAACCGTTCatctccattttattttatttctatttccatttttcttttctttttttctttcttctccttcttctttttccttttgatgatatctgtttatttatttacttatttatcaaaaaaaaaaaaaaaaaaaaaaaatcacattgttattttatttcatgatctaGGCTAtctgcttgcctctctctctctctctctctctctctctctctctctctctctcgcaaggcctgactaagcgcgctgggttacgctgctggtcaggcatcttcttggcagatgtggtgtagcgtatatggatttgtccgaacgcagtgacgctttcttGACGGGAACTgcactgaactaaactgaactgaacccaTCTCCAGGTACTCGGCGCGGATGCGCATGTCCCtcgaccttgaccctgaccccTACGGGTCGCTGTGTATTCTTCCGCTGCCGAGCGTCCTGGCGCTTCACGCCGCTGCCGAGCCCAGCTTCATCCGCAAGCGCAACGAacgcgagcgagagagagtgcgCTGTGTGAACGAGGGCTACGCTTTGTTGAAGAAACATCTCCCCGCCTCTTCTGCAGAGAAACGGCTGAGCAAGGTGAGAAGCGATAAtgtcaaaaatgatgatgatagtgatgataataataatgatgataacaataatgacgacgatgatgatgatgatataaaaattaatttgatgatgatgatgatgatgatgataacggtaataatgataatgataatactacctCCACTCCATATCATCCTcaacattgtcgtcgtcgtcgttgtcgtcgtattcgtgatgattatgatgatgatgatgatgatgatgataactgtgataatgattataatcatgatgatgatgttgataaaaagAATAAgattcattatgatgatgatgatgatgctgataaaatAATGATTATACTGATACTACTATcgctcattatcatcatcgttgtcgtcataatcactaataattatgataattatatatgataataatgataataagaagaagaaggaaaatgagaagaggacgaatcatcatcattatcatcttcatattCATCATTATAGCAATATATTTCATACAGCGCCCTTCCGTTGAGTACACCGTACTCATTTTCGCAGCACAATGCACAACTGACGTGCAAAACATATattcaaacgcacgcacacacacacacacacacacacacacacacacacacacacacacacacacacacacacacacacacacacacacacacacacacacatacacgacattttcggtttttattttattttatcttctttttttttcttcttttttttttttttattttttttctttttttattagtatcatttttttgtttgttttattttacttgatATCTTTCTTTGGGgacgatttacacacacacacacacacacacacacacacacacacacacacacatacacga
The window above is part of the Babylonia areolata isolate BAREFJ2019XMU chromosome 23, ASM4173473v1, whole genome shotgun sequence genome. Proteins encoded here:
- the LOC143297693 gene encoding achaete-scute homolog 5-like; this encodes MDAGRHDYVSCANYVDPHPVKMSSPTCEELGIPRNPGEGTGIRYPGVTRRIIHNPSLHLDGLRYSARMRMSLDLDPDPYGSLCILPLPSVLALHAAAEPSFIRKRNERERERVRCVNEGYALLKKHLPASSAEKRLSKVDTLRGAIAYIRHLEKILADNPPRRAKRDREDDDNDDDDNDNDNERWKTRTTAANSKENRSPGSSEEANGQRCASVSSQRSSVSSNSGGFDSEEEMTQYVKRQRIG